From a region of the Paenibacillus segetis genome:
- a CDS encoding AraC family transcriptional regulator, which translates to MPKIEIPHSKSDRFRFKKTPELLFAGQVVDEYSFYAAPQIHDFCEMIYIVEGSGEFNISGKNYVLNQGDMAIYNPGVQHEERSSSEGPFKVFYCGVANLHIEGVPIGMLLPPSVDPVISCEKYAFKVESYLSEILQECDSQVLGYETLSNNLLMSLITLIYRIVDVKHQFQSLQGKNEITIRTKEFIDKNYTQNITLKDIADTLYVSQHYLSHLFKRDLGDSPFNYLIRRRIEESKRLLAESNSPVHEVAARVGYSNDKYFSMLFKKVTGQTPSGFRDGEKRKGKSDDVAPDDHKLN; encoded by the coding sequence GTGCCTAAGATCGAAATTCCCCACAGCAAGAGTGATCGATTCCGTTTCAAAAAGACTCCTGAACTACTTTTTGCCGGACAAGTTGTTGATGAGTACTCCTTCTATGCTGCTCCCCAGATCCACGATTTCTGCGAAATGATCTACATTGTTGAAGGTAGTGGAGAATTTAATATTAGCGGTAAAAATTATGTATTAAATCAAGGCGATATGGCTATTTATAATCCCGGAGTCCAGCACGAGGAGCGCTCCTCAAGCGAGGGTCCATTCAAGGTATTCTACTGTGGCGTTGCCAATTTACATATCGAAGGCGTTCCAATCGGCATGTTATTGCCACCCTCTGTCGATCCGGTTATATCGTGTGAGAAGTACGCTTTTAAAGTAGAAAGCTATTTGTCTGAAATATTGCAAGAATGCGACTCCCAGGTGCTTGGTTACGAGACGCTCAGCAACAATTTACTGATGTCCCTCATTACGCTGATCTACCGGATTGTAGACGTGAAACACCAGTTCCAGAGCCTGCAAGGCAAGAATGAAATTACGATTCGGACCAAAGAGTTTATCGATAAAAATTACACGCAGAACATCACGCTCAAGGATATCGCCGACACGCTGTATGTCAGCCAGCATTACCTATCCCATCTTTTCAAAAGAGACCTAGGCGACTCGCCCTTCAACTATCTCATTCGCCGCAGAATTGAAGAGTCAAAGCGACTACTAGCGGAGAGTAATTCTCCGGTACATGAAGTCGCCGCCCGTGTAGGATATAGCAATGATAAATACTTCTCCATGTTGTTCAAAAAAGTAACTGGCCAAACTCCGAGTGGGTTCCGGGATGGGGAGAAAAGAAAGGGAAAATCCGATGATGTGGCGCCGGATGACCATAAGTTAAACTGA
- a CDS encoding YjgB family protein codes for MRFKQPVLKITMATVLVGVVAMGGIVSSTNHLPTSFAATESVTDTASEQALKTLNSFYKPALKGQFPGSVSDLTIGESTREDVFELMGEPYEQGDDAESFIIYHAEMGHPGYAFLFKLDKIREMRYFGTNVERGTNIGGITKKMLFKNWYAPDSRTTIKNGKVKQTKITYLRGDYKLEFIFNSSTDLDHINLLHA; via the coding sequence ATGAGATTTAAACAACCCGTTTTAAAAATCACTATGGCTACTGTATTGGTCGGTGTTGTTGCTATGGGCGGCATTGTTTCTAGTACCAATCATCTCCCTACAAGTTTCGCCGCAACTGAAAGTGTAACCGACACAGCTTCGGAGCAAGCTTTGAAAACCTTGAATAGCTTCTATAAGCCTGCATTGAAAGGACAGTTTCCCGGTTCCGTTAGCGATCTTACCATAGGGGAAAGCACCCGTGAAGACGTGTTCGAGCTTATGGGAGAACCGTATGAACAGGGTGACGATGCGGAGTCTTTTATTATCTATCATGCTGAAATGGGCCATCCAGGTTATGCATTCTTGTTTAAGCTGGATAAGATTCGCGAAATGCGCTATTTTGGTACGAATGTCGAGCGAGGAACCAATATCGGTGGCATCACCAAGAAAATGTTGTTTAAGAACTGGTATGCTCCCGACTCCAGAACTACCATTAAAAATGGCAAGGTCAAACAAACAAAAATAACCTATCTTCGCGGCGATTATAAATTGGAGTTTATTTTCAACAGCAGTACAGATTTGGATCATATCAATTTGTTACATGCTTAA
- a CDS encoding glycoside hydrolase family 25 protein produces the protein MQLRKQGNAQGIDVSHWQGAIDWHQVAASGISFVFIKATQNSMDKRFLDNVLGAKAAGLLVGAYHYMDDSVTTVDQAKAAARVFYSAIQAAGGVKLFDLPPVMDYESNKNNLNKATITMVAKSFLDEIYRLTSSKPMVYTYPSFISNFSGLNHYPLWIARYSATQVPADAAGWARWTFWQYSDGSAGGSLPNGTRKINGINGNVDLNEFDGTIDELKKRYSSHAAGKDDDKVADNQERDINIVSTWAADDWAEAKANGYFDGKRPGAPITREETAIVVNKLRRNFLKLIAGNSAQIDQLHQRLLQIEKGDQR, from the coding sequence ATGCAGTTACGTAAACAAGGAAATGCGCAGGGAATTGATGTATCTCACTGGCAAGGAGCTATTGATTGGCATCAGGTTGCGGCTAGCGGGATCTCCTTTGTTTTTATAAAAGCTACACAGAACAGTATGGACAAGCGGTTTCTCGACAACGTCCTAGGAGCAAAAGCTGCTGGGTTGTTGGTTGGTGCATATCACTACATGGACGACTCGGTCACTACGGTGGATCAGGCAAAGGCTGCGGCGCGAGTGTTTTACTCAGCCATACAAGCGGCTGGTGGAGTTAAACTATTTGATCTTCCACCTGTCATGGACTATGAGTCCAATAAAAATAACTTAAACAAAGCGACGATTACGATGGTCGCTAAGAGCTTCCTCGATGAAATTTACCGACTGACAAGTAGTAAACCCATGGTGTACACTTATCCGTCGTTTATAAGTAATTTTAGTGGTCTGAATCATTATCCTCTGTGGATCGCTCGTTACAGTGCAACTCAGGTGCCAGCAGATGCTGCGGGCTGGGCTCGTTGGACGTTCTGGCAATATAGCGATGGATCGGCGGGTGGCTCACTTCCGAACGGTACAAGGAAGATTAACGGGATCAACGGTAACGTTGACCTGAATGAATTTGATGGCACAATCGATGAGCTCAAAAAGCGCTATTCGAGCCATGCAGCAGGGAAGGATGATGATAAAGTGGCGGACAACCAAGAGCGGGATATTAACATCGTCAGCACATGGGCGGCTGATGACTGGGCTGAAGCAAAGGCTAACGGTTACTTTGACGGTAAACGTCCGGGAGCACCGATCACTCGCGAAGAGACGGCCATCGTCGTCAACAAGCTGCGAAGGAATTTCCTTAAGTTGATCGCGGGGAATTCAGCACAAATTGATCAACTGCATCAAAGACTACTTCAAATCGAGAAAGGAGATCAACGATAA
- a CDS encoding baseplate J/gp47 family protein translates to MADLPSFLQDQSEETIMQRMLERVPADIDKSEGSFIWDAEAPVAFMLSEAAIWAQQVLQRGFASSSFGEYLDLRTAEHGVVRRTAVAATGSVRFKGTPGKVIPAGSIVATPADEVTAEASIEYETVAAVILLENGEGIVPVRAIVPGKSGTVPAGVITVLSTPINGVTAVTNLEETRGGADIESDESLLERFYSQVRNQGTSGNKAQYLKWAGEVAGVGGMQVTPLWNGPGTVGIYLLDTEKRAANAEIVAAVQQYIDPTQDGQGEGTAPAGPIVTVQPAQEVSINISVKLTLASGASFADAKAHILSGVKGYLKQLAFTDSYVRYTRIAAVLLDITSIIDYSDLTMNGSTDSVMEIHPGQVAVLGTVDVHE, encoded by the coding sequence ATGGCGGACTTGCCGAGTTTTTTGCAAGATCAGAGTGAAGAGACAATCATGCAAAGAATGCTGGAACGAGTGCCCGCGGATATTGATAAATCCGAGGGTTCTTTTATTTGGGACGCTGAGGCACCGGTTGCATTTATGTTGTCGGAAGCGGCGATTTGGGCGCAGCAGGTGTTGCAGCGGGGTTTTGCCAGTTCTTCGTTCGGAGAGTATTTGGACCTAAGAACGGCTGAGCATGGAGTGGTGCGGCGGACAGCTGTTGCAGCGACTGGATCTGTTAGGTTTAAAGGGACACCGGGGAAAGTAATCCCAGCAGGTTCTATTGTCGCAACTCCAGCGGATGAAGTAACAGCTGAAGCATCGATTGAATATGAGACAGTTGCTGCTGTTATTTTACTAGAGAACGGTGAGGGTATAGTGCCTGTTCGCGCAATCGTACCAGGAAAATCAGGAACGGTGCCCGCCGGGGTCATTACGGTATTGTCCACTCCGATCAATGGTGTGACTGCGGTGACGAATCTGGAAGAAACGCGAGGCGGAGCAGATATCGAATCGGATGAATCTTTGCTTGAACGATTCTATTCTCAAGTTCGCAATCAAGGGACAAGCGGCAACAAAGCTCAGTATTTAAAATGGGCCGGAGAAGTTGCGGGTGTAGGCGGAATGCAGGTGACTCCACTCTGGAATGGACCAGGGACAGTAGGAATTTATTTGCTCGACACCGAAAAACGTGCGGCTAATGCGGAGATAGTAGCTGCAGTTCAACAGTATATTGATCCCACGCAGGACGGGCAGGGGGAAGGGACGGCACCCGCAGGCCCAATTGTTACTGTGCAACCAGCACAAGAAGTATCTATTAACATTAGTGTGAAGCTTACACTTGCGAGTGGTGCTTCATTTGCGGACGCGAAGGCCCATATTTTAAGTGGGGTAAAGGGATATTTGAAGCAGCTAGCATTTACTGATTCTTATGTTAGGTATACACGTATTGCGGCAGTTCTGCTCGATATTACATCAATTATAGATTATTCCGATTTGACGATGAACGGTAGTACGGATTCTGTTATGGAGATCCATCCAGGGCAAGTTGCCGTATTGGGGACGGTGGATGTCCATGAATGA
- a CDS encoding serine O-acetyltransferase: MSKGDRVLITSKGQYKEYVKTDMLANNILEWKWTHRFSRPIIRFQLLLRKVEYYKNCRTDLLGKIYFKFLMVRFVKMSVNLGFSIPPNVFGKGLSIAHYGSIVVNGNCNIGENCRIHSATNIGEAKGLSPSIGNNVYIAPGAKIIGGITIGDNVAIGANAVVLKDVPDNVTVGGIPAQIISDKGSKGLLVDIIEQ; this comes from the coding sequence ATGAGTAAAGGAGATAGAGTTTTGATAACTTCAAAAGGGCAATATAAAGAATATGTTAAAACGGATATGTTAGCGAACAATATTTTGGAATGGAAGTGGACTCATCGATTTTCTCGGCCTATCATTCGTTTTCAATTATTGTTAAGAAAAGTAGAATACTATAAAAATTGTCGCACGGATCTCTTAGGTAAAATATATTTTAAATTTTTGATGGTTCGATTTGTTAAGATGTCTGTTAACTTAGGTTTTAGCATACCTCCCAATGTTTTTGGTAAGGGTCTTAGCATAGCCCATTATGGAAGTATTGTAGTTAATGGAAACTGTAATATCGGCGAGAATTGTCGTATTCATTCAGCTACGAACATCGGAGAGGCCAAAGGCCTATCCCCTTCGATTGGAAATAATGTTTATATTGCCCCAGGAGCCAAAATTATTGGCGGGATAACTATAGGGGATAATGTTGCAATTGGAGCAAATGCAGTTGTTCTGAAAGATGTTCCGGATAATGTTACAGTGGGTGGCATACCCGCACAGATTATTTCGGATAAAGGATCAAAAGGTTTGCTTGTTGATATTATAGAGCAGTAG
- a CDS encoding hemolysin XhlA family protein — translation MPDPQLETLQRVTRVETKVDNIEEKLDSAINARELAVEAISLAKSAHERIDKIDKTIFWLVTTVIGAVILAIIKVVMEGRG, via the coding sequence ATGCCAGACCCGCAACTGGAAACATTACAACGAGTAACGCGAGTCGAGACGAAGGTAGATAATATCGAGGAGAAGCTAGACTCCGCGATTAACGCGCGCGAATTGGCTGTAGAAGCGATATCTTTGGCGAAGTCGGCGCATGAGCGGATAGACAAAATCGATAAGACGATTTTTTGGTTGGTCACAACTGTAATTGGTGCTGTCATTCTGGCAATAATTAAAGTTGTTATGGAAGGAAGAGGGTAG
- a CDS encoding phage tail assembly chaperone: MSQHEQFNEQDILDGLFETAANLPEETVLIGRLNLRVTLRGLTSSKVDGIRERCTVRKTTKGQVTEKIDSELFNAALIKEATASLEVIKKTSEGTEQSVKLSGWGDDRLTSRLKLSGGEEAIRRLLLAGELDAVGDKVLEISGFGVDIEDVKN; the protein is encoded by the coding sequence ATGAGTCAACATGAACAATTTAATGAACAGGACATTCTGGACGGTCTCTTCGAGACGGCAGCCAATCTGCCGGAAGAGACCGTTCTTATTGGTCGGCTTAACCTACGTGTAACTCTACGTGGTCTAACATCAAGTAAGGTAGATGGGATTCGTGAACGCTGCACCGTGCGGAAGACGACCAAAGGTCAAGTCACGGAGAAGATCGACAGTGAGTTGTTCAATGCTGCTTTGATCAAAGAAGCTACCGCTTCCCTTGAAGTCATCAAAAAAACGAGCGAAGGTACGGAGCAAAGTGTGAAGCTGAGTGGGTGGGGCGATGATCGCCTTACGAGTCGCTTGAAGCTCTCCGGTGGCGAAGAGGCTATACGTCGACTTTTGCTAGCGGGTGAACTTGATGCTGTCGGAGATAAAGTGCTGGAGATTTCCGGCTTCGGGGTGGACATCGAAGACGTAAAAAACTAA
- a CDS encoding XkdQ/YqbQ family protein gives MSYEVVLEDKYYLRELIESISLKDSLDQISYEASIQLKVPSEGLSIAPGQEIRISGVPYSGQSKVHLLNPGVIWECNSSNKSTKHINLMVYDRTIYLVKSEDEFLFPANGTASQRLKKYAKEWDIQLGNVPDTKKQLNKATYRAQAIYNMIMADLRETVKGGGDMYIPRMTPAGLELFKIGSNSLVWKLEATEEVSQLRTLEGAITKVKVIGRRDETKKPSEDLPSKFLAVASSELIPKLGTLQRIIQDEDITTTTAAKKLANSMLTGIQETFSVSGLDINTLRAGDKVELSGMGLIVMSVTHELGDPGHMSLELGTSEYVKRRYFLNG, from the coding sequence ATGAGTTATGAAGTTGTGCTTGAGGATAAGTATTATTTGCGGGAGCTCATTGAGAGCATTTCGTTGAAAGATTCTCTGGATCAAATTTCATATGAAGCTAGTATTCAGTTGAAAGTTCCAAGCGAAGGACTTTCCATTGCCCCAGGACAGGAAATCCGGATTAGCGGCGTTCCTTATTCTGGTCAGTCCAAGGTTCACTTGCTCAACCCTGGTGTCATTTGGGAATGCAATAGCAGTAACAAAAGTACGAAGCATATCAATCTCATGGTGTACGACCGAACGATCTATCTAGTGAAGTCTGAGGATGAATTTCTCTTTCCAGCTAATGGAACTGCTAGCCAACGTTTGAAAAAATATGCAAAAGAGTGGGACATCCAACTTGGAAATGTTCCTGATACCAAAAAGCAGCTGAACAAGGCGACCTACCGCGCGCAGGCGATATACAACATGATCATGGCCGATTTGCGGGAAACGGTTAAAGGTGGAGGAGATATGTACATTCCTCGGATGACCCCGGCCGGGTTGGAATTATTCAAAATCGGTAGTAACAGTTTAGTGTGGAAATTGGAAGCTACCGAGGAGGTTAGCCAGCTTCGAACGTTAGAAGGGGCTATTACTAAGGTGAAAGTTATCGGCAGAAGGGATGAAACAAAAAAGCCCAGCGAGGATTTACCTTCTAAGTTTCTAGCTGTTGCATCCTCAGAGCTTATTCCCAAGCTAGGTACACTACAACGAATCATTCAAGATGAGGATATCACAACAACGACAGCAGCCAAAAAACTTGCTAATTCTATGCTTACAGGCATTCAGGAGACATTCTCCGTGAGCGGGCTAGACATTAACACACTTCGTGCAGGGGATAAAGTTGAGTTAAGTGGTATGGGGTTGATTGTGATGTCTGTGACTCATGAGCTAGGCGATCCTGGTCATATGTCGCTGGAGCTGGGCACTTCGGAGTATGTGAAAAGGAGGTATTTTTTGAATGGCTGA
- a CDS encoding LysM peptidoglycan-binding domain-containing protein, producing the protein MEIHLIDSEGKDFYFPVNPEEVKISRGKGYETVNILSLGEFDFINGEKVKEITFSSFFPLVHDEGYCKYKQIPNPKDAMNQLTQIMNSKTPVRLIIVGPTGNVINALVMIATHDSTFRGGEPGDIYFDLTARTWRKPKIHAKAGADSSKEKGGTTTSRPDTKNTPKTYTVKSGDSLSKIAKLELGDSSKWQAIYSLNKAIIGPNSNLIKPGQKLVLPS; encoded by the coding sequence ATGGAAATCCACTTAATTGATTCTGAGGGTAAGGACTTCTATTTCCCCGTCAATCCTGAAGAAGTTAAGATATCTCGGGGAAAAGGATATGAGACAGTTAACATATTGTCTCTTGGAGAGTTTGATTTTATAAATGGGGAGAAGGTGAAGGAGATCACCTTCTCTTCTTTTTTTCCATTGGTGCATGACGAAGGATATTGTAAGTACAAGCAGATCCCTAATCCGAAAGATGCAATGAACCAATTAACGCAAATTATGAATAGCAAGACACCAGTCCGATTGATTATCGTGGGCCCTACTGGAAATGTGATCAATGCGCTCGTTATGATCGCAACCCATGATAGCACCTTTCGTGGTGGTGAGCCGGGGGATATTTATTTTGATCTGACTGCTCGAACTTGGCGGAAGCCGAAGATCCACGCTAAAGCTGGAGCTGATTCCAGTAAGGAAAAGGGTGGAACAACGACTAGTCGCCCTGATACAAAAAACACTCCCAAGACCTACACCGTCAAATCAGGTGATAGCCTCTCCAAAATTGCGAAGCTTGAGCTGGGGGATAGTTCCAAGTGGCAGGCGATTTATAGCCTGAACAAAGCAATCATCGGACCTAATTCCAATCTGATCAAGCCGGGGCAAAAGTTGGTGCTGCCATCATGA
- a CDS encoding tail fiber protein, producing the protein MASNTPKLNLLKKNPATDGNETFNIKTMLNDNWDKIDVAVGDLQEAVQDIHVPNATLAQAGIVQLSNATNGTRENVAATEKAVKMVNDSVNVHLADIAILNPITGSTENAIFLNFTAAQNKKGSFKATVNNTANVTINNIPFLKLDGNQIASGGIKSGKVYDFYYDEASGGRFFILAKASGNAAAGDVLAGKTFSSDDGEFTGTMPNRGAGRTVTPVTTDQIKEAGYYSSDITIKGDSNLLPANIVQGKTIFGVTGKASNRYRFPSSEIEIPPNSVLNVPLPFTPITYFITVRHFAFVAPIYTKIFSSESYFSIDQSSGSAKIDIFHSSNSLIIKNNESELMKIIEGVAYAV; encoded by the coding sequence TTGGCCAGTAACACACCTAAACTTAATTTATTGAAAAAAAATCCGGCAACTGACGGTAACGAGACATTTAATATTAAAACAATGCTGAATGACAACTGGGATAAAATTGATGTCGCTGTCGGTGATTTGCAGGAAGCGGTGCAGGATATTCATGTGCCGAATGCTACTTTGGCTCAAGCTGGGATTGTGCAGCTCTCAAATGCTACTAATGGTACGAGAGAGAATGTGGCGGCGACGGAGAAAGCGGTAAAGATGGTAAATGATTCGGTTAATGTGCATTTGGCGGATATAGCGATATTGAACCCGATAACAGGCAGCACGGAAAATGCTATATTTCTAAACTTTACAGCGGCACAAAATAAAAAGGGCTCATTTAAGGCTACTGTAAATAATACCGCTAACGTAACCATCAATAATATACCATTTTTGAAATTGGACGGAAACCAAATTGCATCTGGCGGTATTAAGTCAGGTAAGGTTTACGATTTTTATTACGATGAAGCAAGTGGTGGGCGTTTTTTTATATTAGCTAAAGCATCTGGTAACGCTGCTGCTGGTGATGTTTTAGCTGGGAAGACATTCAGCAGTGATGATGGGGAATTTACTGGTACAATGCCAAACCGTGGTGCTGGTCGCACCGTTACACCAGTAACAACAGACCAGATTAAAGAAGCTGGATATTATAGCAGTGATATTACTATAAAAGGCGATTCTAATCTATTACCTGCAAATATTGTGCAGGGTAAAACTATATTTGGTGTTACTGGAAAGGCCTCTAACAGATATCGGTTCCCCTCTTCTGAAATAGAAATTCCACCAAATTCAGTATTAAACGTACCATTACCCTTCACACCTATTACTTATTTTATAACTGTAAGACATTTTGCTTTTGTTGCTCCAATTTATACAAAAATTTTTTCAAGTGAGTCATATTTTAGTATTGATCAGTCTTCTGGTTCCGCTAAAATTGATATATTCCATTCATCTAATTCACTAATAATTAAAAACAATGAATCTGAATTAATGAAAATTATAGAAGGCGTTGCATACGCTGTATAA
- a CDS encoding ASCH domain-containing protein yields MKATPYKMIFGWEDDNGIGEMLIRQILNGDKTATCAPKEEYSEQELRETYEPVGEILTVYDKQGTPRCHVRLTEVFETTFGNPDLRLVRGEGNGDNVHQFQEDHRLAWKDINIELKDETILIVELFELIPY; encoded by the coding sequence GTGAAAGCAACTCCATATAAAATGATTTTTGGTTGGGAAGATGATAATGGAATAGGCGAGATGTTAATCAGGCAAATCCTTAATGGGGACAAGACGGCTACTTGCGCACCTAAAGAGGAATATTCCGAACAAGAATTACGAGAAACCTATGAACCCGTTGGTGAAATTTTAACCGTCTATGATAAACAAGGTACACCCCGATGTCATGTTAGACTGACAGAAGTATTTGAAACTACGTTTGGTAATCCTGATCTAAGACTTGTGCGAGGAGAGGGAAACGGGGATAACGTACATCAATTCCAAGAAGACCACCGGTTAGCTTGGAAAGATATTAATATTGAATTGAAGGATGAGACGATTTTAATCGTTGAATTATTTGAACTGATACCATATTAA
- a CDS encoding phage tail tube protein codes for MAQYLDPGRVIMGTFGQIFIEGIWQSNLNHLEANVEADKRELNLVGTDYTVFKLGRKKGTGTMSGYKVTSEMISRGFQKFNIIHKLEDPEAYGFERIQLNGCMVDKIQLANWTAGEEVVEETAFTFESYELLDPIVAS; via the coding sequence ATGGCACAATATCTTGATCCTGGTCGCGTAATTATGGGGACGTTCGGTCAGATTTTTATTGAGGGAATCTGGCAATCAAATTTAAATCATCTGGAAGCAAATGTAGAGGCCGATAAACGAGAGCTTAATCTCGTCGGCACAGATTATACCGTATTCAAGCTGGGGCGGAAAAAGGGAACCGGCACAATGAGCGGCTACAAAGTGACTTCGGAGATGATTAGCAGAGGATTTCAGAAGTTTAACATTATCCATAAACTTGAGGACCCGGAGGCTTACGGCTTCGAACGGATTCAGTTGAATGGTTGCATGGTAGATAAGATTCAATTAGCGAATTGGACAGCGGGCGAAGAGGTCGTCGAAGAGACGGCGTTTACCTTTGAATCCTATGAACTACTTGATCCGATTGTTGCATCATAA
- a CDS encoding YmfQ family protein: protein MNETLIASERGRELFSYLPTYYESSRIMQADMNTKGTELDSLFGTLDEILQQFFVQTATWGLDRWEYELGIQTDQRKPIEQRRALVESKLRGSGKFSGRLVKNVAEAYDGGKVNVTFQPQEWSFTVEFIDTVGIPPNLDDLKAIIDEIKPAHMKVEYEFNYLLIRDIHGVLTLNQMEQVPLLKFAGGDPVGQ, encoded by the coding sequence ATGAATGAGACTCTAATAGCAAGCGAACGCGGGCGTGAACTGTTCTCGTATCTTCCGACTTACTATGAGAGTTCTCGTATTATGCAAGCGGACATGAACACTAAGGGAACAGAGCTGGATTCGCTGTTTGGAACACTAGATGAAATATTGCAGCAATTTTTTGTTCAGACAGCTACTTGGGGTTTGGACCGTTGGGAGTATGAGTTAGGAATTCAGACTGATCAACGCAAGCCGATAGAACAACGTAGAGCATTGGTTGAATCTAAACTACGCGGCAGTGGGAAATTCTCCGGACGCCTAGTCAAAAATGTAGCCGAAGCCTACGACGGAGGCAAAGTAAACGTAACATTCCAACCGCAGGAGTGGAGTTTTACGGTAGAGTTCATCGATACGGTAGGAATCCCACCTAACTTGGATGATTTGAAGGCCATAATTGACGAGATTAAGCCAGCCCATATGAAGGTGGAATATGAGTTCAATTATTTGCTCATTCGAGATATTCACGGTGTCCTGACACTCAACCAGATGGAGCAAGTTCCCTTATTAAAATTTGCAGGAGGTGATCCAGTTGGCCAGTAA
- a CDS encoding DUF2634 domain-containing protein, with protein sequence MASLFPVDTEWTVEESGETESSEIEFGRSWLFDFEAGEFVMTPTRKISFAADTAAWLMWCQKAVRTPRYRHLIYSRDYGQEYEDLIGTRFSRAILESEIERMTRETLMEDSRTASVDNFTFEWSMDSCSFTCKLRNIRDETKTIEGSVKV encoded by the coding sequence ATGGCTAGTTTATTTCCAGTGGATACGGAATGGACTGTAGAAGAAAGCGGCGAAACGGAAAGTTCGGAGATAGAGTTTGGTCGTAGCTGGCTTTTTGATTTTGAAGCAGGAGAATTTGTTATGACCCCGACCCGGAAAATATCATTTGCTGCAGATACAGCAGCTTGGTTAATGTGGTGTCAAAAAGCGGTACGTACCCCTCGGTATAGGCATCTGATTTACTCTCGTGACTACGGACAAGAGTATGAAGATTTAATTGGCACAAGATTCAGCCGAGCCATACTGGAGTCGGAGATCGAACGTATGACGAGGGAGACGTTAATGGAGGATTCAAGGACGGCTTCCGTTGATAATTTTACTTTCGAATGGTCTATGGATAGCTGCTCGTTTACATGTAAGTTGAGAAATATACGGGATGAGACGAAAACTATAGAAGGGAGTGTGAAGGTATAA
- a CDS encoding phage holin: MNKKRWRNYALWISVVSQAVLLIQLVGHLTGVFDLTEAMKQDLLTIVDVVLGLLATMGIISNPTKPNSSGYNL, from the coding sequence ATGAACAAGAAAAGGTGGCGTAACTACGCTCTATGGATCAGTGTTGTATCTCAGGCAGTACTACTAATTCAGCTTGTTGGGCATCTGACAGGCGTTTTTGATTTGACGGAGGCAATGAAACAGGATCTATTAACTATAGTGGATGTTGTCCTTGGACTATTAGCAACTATGGGGATCATCTCGAATCCAACGAAGCCAAATAGTAGCGGATATAATTTGTAA